The DNA sequence AGCAGGCATCAATGGCCAGCTGGGCCCCCTTGCCGTGGTCGGGGTGGCGGTCGGCCACGGCGTTGCACAGCACCACGTCGGGCTGGTAGCGGCGCAGGGCGGCGATGAGCGGCAACTGGTGCTCCCGGTCGTTGCGGAAAAAGCCGTCGGGTAAGCCCAGGTTTTCGCGCACGCTCAGGCCCAGGATTTGGCTAGCCGCAGCGGCTTCAGCGGCGCGAATCTCGACGCTGCCGCGGGTGCCTAGCTCACCGCGGGTGAAGTCGACCACACCAATGGTTTTGCCCGCCGCGCGGGCCGCCAATAGCGTGCCGGCGCACGACATTTCCACATCGTCGGGATGGGCCCCCAGGGCTAGGACGTCCAGTTTAATCATGGGTAATGCGGAGTTAAAGGTTGCCGTACTTGCTATTGCACGCCCATTGGGTAGCGCATGTACATCAATGGGGAATAACGG is a window from the Hymenobacter nivis genome containing:
- the bshB1 gene encoding bacillithiol biosynthesis deacetylase BshB1 yields the protein MIKLDVLALGAHPDDVEMSCAGTLLAARAAGKTIGVVDFTRGELGTRGSVEIRAAEAAAASQILGLSVRENLGLPDGFFRNDREHQLPLIAALRRYQPDVVLCNAVADRHPDHGKGAQLAIDACFLSGLRMIETLDEHGQPQAPWRPRKVYHYIQDQWLTPAFVVEITPYWPGKWDAIHAFGSQFFNPNADPGAPATYLSGQQFERFMEARAREFGHIIGVEFGEGFTAARPVGVREVTELV